One window of the Nicotiana tabacum cultivar K326 chromosome 4, ASM71507v2, whole genome shotgun sequence genome contains the following:
- the LOC107794870 gene encoding uncharacterized protein LOC107794870: protein MAKPDGTVEKSSEEEESRWGTWEELLLACAVNRYGTKSWDSVAVELQKRSTATARLLSPHNCRLKYLDLKRRYSNKCNGNGNVNDDDEDKEKTVCVPLLEELRKLRVAELRREVERYDLSIVSLQLKKRRLEEERERSLQQTENGESKSDLVKNEWRGANNEKFEETEIGIKPEDKSSPELVAADEASEEASDKDQQSVNESSSTDPKHSCSLKNSAENEDKAEPVRTGTVKTEPLQTGSIKEEPDKCGEERPVREDSCNGSSDSVEKPPVGVTMKVEPVSESPELVESMAESKGGEEGTKENSDVQSSVSKSRKKLDDIVVGGCSSGDEREKENRSPAVKEIPVESQPLIVFLEKIRSHKLGSMFERRLESQEAENYSNLIRQHVDLEMVQTWLENGRYISCKSKFFRDLLLLVSNAIVFFKKNSSEFVAATELRQLILKEISRTKAKSYSLSDKQTSLKSASLSQKEITKPSDSLLLKTNISGSMIVCRKRSSITAKASASSSGGDKKREQTITRPAEKLVVDTLQQPSQLATNAGENRITKKRTRDRFASGSASLNKNDKSRPNTTSIKNLAAVVDKNQGERESSSQHPQSKSESRNDQSNTDVKKRGVANFLNRMKQSSSSNSGLLLDALKSRPLSSGSKGGSEQKKNESGTDGGRKEPASSKTHQKKEPASSKNPEAKQAKEKGSPMKKNVGRPPKRGADPSPPSRKRSREGAESAAIPPKQPRKRSRR, encoded by the exons ATGGCCAAACCGGACGGAACCGTCGAGAAGTCATCGGAAGAAGAAGAATCAAGATGGGGAACCTGGGAAGAGCTCTTGTTAGCTTGCGCCGTCAATCGTTACGGCACAAAGAGCTGGGATTCCGTCGCCGTTGAACTCCAGAAACGGAGCACCGCCACTGCGCGGTTGTTATCTCCTCATAATTGTAGACTCAAATACCTTGACCTCAAACGCCGTTACTCAAACAAATGTAACGGTAATGGTAACGTTAATGATGACGATGAAGATAAGGAGAAAACCGTGTGTGTTCCTTTGCTTGAGGAGTTACGGAAGCTTCGAGTCGCTGAACTCAGACGCGAAGTTGAACGATACGATCTATCCATCGT GTCTTTGCAATTGAAGAAACGACGACTCGAGGAAGAGAGGGAACGGAGTCTGCAACAGACTGAAAACGGAGAATCGAAGTCAGATCTGGTGAAGAACGAATGGAGAGGAGCAAATAACGAAAAATTTGAAGAAACTGAGATCGGAATTAAGCCGGAGGATAAGTCCTCGCCGGAATTAGTAGCCGCTGATGAAGCATCGGAAGAAGCTTCCGATAAGGATCAACAATCAGTTAACGAATCGAGCTCTACGGACCCGAAACACAGCTGCAGCTTAAAAAATAGCGCAGAGAACGAGGATAAGGCGGAGCCGGTTCGAACCGGAACCGTAAAGACAGAACCGCTCCAAACCGGAAGCATAAAGGAAGAACCAGATAAATGTGGTGAAGAAAGACCGGTTCGTGAAGACTCGTGTAATGGCAGCTCGGATAGTGTAGAAAAACCGCCGGTCGGTGTGACAATGAAAGTCGAACCAGTGAGCGAGTCGCCGGAGTTGGTTGAATCGATGGCCGAGTCAAAAGGAGGGGAGGAAGGGACGAAAGAGAACTCAGACGTGCAGAGCTCAGTGAGCAAATCGAGGAAGAAGTTAGACGATATTGTGGTCGGCGGGTGTAGCAGCGGAGATGAACGTGAGAAGGAGAATAGATCTCCCGCCGTTAAAGAAATACCCGTTGAATCTCAGCCGTTGATTGTCTTCCTCGAGAAGATTAGAAGTCATAAGCTCGGCTCAATGTTTGAGCGTCGGCTCGAAAGCCAG GAAGCTGAAAACTACAGCAACTTAATTAGGCAGCATGTTGATCTTGAAATGGTTCAGACTTGGCTTGAAAATGGCCGCTACATAAGTTGCAAATCCAAATTCTTTCGTGATTTGTTGCTGCTTGTCAGCAACGCCATTGTTTTCTTCAAGAAGAATTCCTCAGAGTTTGTTGCTGCTACAGAGCTTCGGCAGCTTATTCTAAAAGAGATCTCCCGGACAAAAGCCAAGTCATATTCTTTATCCGATAAACAAACCTCACTAAAATCAGCATCCTTGTCCCAGAAAGAGATAACAAAACCATCCGACTCTTTGCTATTGAAGACTAATATATCGGGGTCAATGATTGTCTGTCGCAAGCGTAGTTCCATAACAGCCAAAGCATCAGCATCATCATCTGGAGGTGATAAAAAGAGGGAGCAAACTATAACACGACCTGCGGAAAAATTAGTTGTAGACACGTTGCAGCAGCCTAGTCAACTGGCCACTAATGCTGGCGAAAATAGAATCACAAAGAAGAGAACACGAGATAGATTTGCTTCAGGTTCTGCAAGCTTGAATAAAAACGACAAGAGCCGTCCTAACACTACATCCATCAAGAATTTAGCAGCAGTCGTCGATAAAAACCAAGGAGAAAGGGAGTCTTCTTCCCAGCATCCGCAATCTAAAAGTGAAAGCAGAAACGACCAATCCAACACGGATGTGAAGAAACGGGGTGTTGCTAACTTCTTGAATCGAATGAAGCAAAGTTCATCCTCAAACAGCGGTTTGTTGCTAGATGCATTGAAGAGCAGGCCACTTAGCTCTGGTAGCAAAGGCGGATCGGAGCAGAAGAAAAATGAAAGTGGAACAGATGGCGGGAGAAAAGAACCAGCATCTTCAAAAACCCATCAAAAGAAAGAACCAGCATCTTCAAAGAACCCTGAAGCAAAGCAAGCAAAGGAAAAAGGCAGTCCAATGAAAAAGAATGTAGGGAGGCCACCAAAGAGAGGAGCTGATCCATCTCCCCCGTCTCGTAAACGGAGCAGGGAAGGAGCTGAATCTGCAGCAATTCCCCCAAAACAACCCAGGAAAAGATCAAGGAGGTGA
- the LOC107794860 gene encoding uncharacterized protein LOC107794860 produces the protein MADQGSTNSRTSCTIESTDGVTLDARVYQPISDSNSTDNVVVAVLVHPYSVLGGCQALMRGIARGLSNRGVIAVTFDSRGAGKSSGRASLTGSAEINDVISVCKWAVTNFSTRKIILVGSSAGAAIAGSAVDQVEEVVAYVSLGYPFGFTASILFGKHQKAILQSPKPKLFVMGTKDGFTSVKQLENKLKDAAGHNTTHLIEGASHFQMEGPAFDADMVNLILEFITTL, from the exons ATGGCTGATCAAGGTAGTACCAACAGCAGAACCAGTTGTACCATTGAGAGCACCGACGGTGTGACTTTGGACGCTCGAGTTTACCAGCCAATCTCCGACAGCAATTCCACAGACAACGTTGTTGTGGCAGTATTGGTGCATCCCTATTCCGTTCTAGGCGGATGTCAAGCGTTGATGAGAGGCATAGCCAGAGGATTGTCTAATCGAGGAGTAATTGCTGTTACTTTTGACAGTCGAGGTGCTGGGAAATCCAGTGGGCGTGCTTCCCTCACTGGATCCGCTGAAATTAACGATGTTATCTCCGTTTGCAAATGGGCTGTTACTAATTTCTCAACGAGGAAAATTATCCTTGTTGGTTCCTCTGCAG GAGCAGCGATTGCTGGATCTGCAGTTGATCAAGTAGAGGAAGTAGTAGCCTATGTGAGCTTGGGATATCCTTTTGGTTTTACTGCTTCAATTCTCTTTGGGAAGCACCAAAAGGCGATACTACAATCCCCAAAACCAAAACTATTTGTGATGGGTACTAAGGATGGGTTCACCAGTGTTAAACAGTTGGAGAACAAGTTGAAGGATGCTGCAGGGCATAACACAACCCATCTTATTGAAGGAGCTAGCCATTTTCAGATGGAGGGGCCTGCTTTTGATGCTGATATGGTGAACCTGATTCTGGAATTCATTACCACATTATGA